One part of the Macaca mulatta isolate MMU2019108-1 chromosome 6, T2T-MMU8v2.0, whole genome shotgun sequence genome encodes these proteins:
- the KCNMB1 gene encoding calcium-activated potassium channel subunit beta-1 isoform X1 — MVKKLVMAQKRGETRALCLGVAMVVCAVITYYVLVTTLLPLYQKSVWTQESKCHLIETNIRDQEELKGKKVPQYPCLWVNVSAAGSWAVLYHTEDTRDQNQQCSYIPGSLDNYQTARADVEKVRANFQEQQVFYCFSAPPGNETSVLFRRLYGPQTLLFSLFWPTFLLTGGLLIIAMVKSNQYLSILAAQK, encoded by the exons ATGGTGAAGAAGCTGGTGATGGCCCAGAAACGGGGAGAGACACGAGCCCTTTGCCTGGGTGTagccatggtggtgtgtgccgtCATCACCTACTACGTCCTGGTCACAACTCTGCTGCCCCTCTACCAGAAAAG CGTGTGGACCCAGGAATCCAAGTGCCACCTGATTGAGACCAACATCAGGGACCAGGAGGAGCTGAAGGGCAAGAAGGTGCCCCAGTACCCGTGCCTGTGGGTCAACGTGTCAGCTGCGGGCAGTTGGGCTGTGCTGTACCACACAGAGGACACCCGGGACCAGAACCAGCAG TGCTCCTACATCCCAGGCAGCCTGGACAACTACCAGACGGCCCGGGCCGACGTGGAAAAGGTCAGAGCCAACTTCCAAGAGCAGCAGGTCTTCTACTGCTTCTCCGCACCTCCAGGGAACGAAACCAGCGTGCTGTTCCGGCGCCTCTACGGGCCCCAgaccctcctcttctccctcttctggCCCACCTTCCTGCTGACCGGTGGCCTCCTCATTATCGCCATGGTGAAGAGCAACCAGTACCTGTCCATCCTGGCGGCCCAGAAGTAG